A stretch of the Sphingomonas sp. CL5.1 genome encodes the following:
- the qatD gene encoding Qat anti-phage system TatD family nuclease QatD, which translates to MNERDKFERAALVDFHCHLDLYPDHQAAIARCEREAVYTLAVTTTPKAWARNHELASHTKFVRAALGLHPQLVESRATELALWKELVGETRYVGEVGLDSGPRYYRSLDTQKQVFGEILDRCGELRDRILTIHSVRSVTAVIDMVEARLPRSHGKVVMHWFTGSAPELRRAIDLGFYFSVNHMMLDGEKRRAFVAAIPLDRLLTETDGPFTQISGRPSQPADVSLAVVELARLHKIEAPAMARRITANLRSLIG; encoded by the coding sequence GTGAACGAGCGCGACAAGTTCGAGCGAGCCGCACTCGTCGATTTCCACTGCCACCTCGATCTCTACCCAGACCATCAGGCTGCGATCGCGCGATGTGAGCGGGAGGCGGTCTACACGCTGGCCGTCACGACCACGCCGAAGGCCTGGGCAAGGAATCATGAGCTTGCCTCCCACACTAAGTTCGTGAGGGCGGCGCTTGGCCTTCACCCGCAGCTGGTCGAGTCCCGTGCGACCGAGCTGGCGCTCTGGAAAGAGCTGGTGGGTGAGACGCGATACGTGGGAGAAGTCGGCCTCGATTCGGGCCCGCGATATTATCGCTCTCTGGACACGCAGAAGCAGGTGTTCGGGGAGATCCTGGACCGGTGTGGGGAACTCCGCGATCGCATATTGACGATCCATAGCGTGCGATCCGTCACGGCGGTCATAGACATGGTCGAAGCCAGATTACCAAGGTCGCACGGCAAGGTCGTCATGCATTGGTTTACCGGCTCCGCTCCGGAACTGCGGCGCGCGATCGACCTCGGCTTTTACTTTTCGGTAAACCACATGATGCTCGACGGAGAGAAGCGTCGCGCTTTCGTCGCGGCTATACCGCTAGATCGCCTGCTTACCGAAACCGATGGGCCGTTCACGCAGATTTCGGGGAGGCCTTCCCAGCCCGCCGACGTCTCATTGGCGGTCGTCGAACTCGCCCGTCTGCATAAGATCGAGGCGCCAGCGATGGCACGGCGCATTACCGCTAACCTGAGATCCCTCATCGGCTAA
- the qatA gene encoding Qat anti-phage system ATPase QatA, whose protein sequence is MFLFDNETKVDLLNNEPIAASIVALLRDNPSKPMTIGVHGDWGAGKSSILEMIENQFATYEDTVCLKFNGWRFQGFEDAKIALIEGIVTALVEKRPALTKAGDAVKDIFGRIDWLKLAKHAGGLALTATNGIPSPDMVGALFDKLKDLAADPAKLATKENLDAAAEGAKGLIKPSSKRVPEEIEAFRKEFDELLNKAGIKQLVILIDDLDRCLPDTAIETLEAVRLFLFTSNTAFVVAADEAMIEYSVRKHFPDLPDSTGPRDYARNYLEKLIQVPFRIPALGDVETRSYVTLLLVGAEIGEDHPGFQTLIEKAREALREPWKGGGVDAALLNTSLGDLGDKGPAVVSALTLSDQIGPLLGRGTFGNPRQIKRFLNALLLREHTARNRKFGEDFKRTILAKLMLAERFIPRLFEQVATDAARDEGGVCRRLAKLEAGPDVPPTAADDTEPKTSNGAARRRAGAEAAPEPPAAADQILDEWRVDERVTEWAKLEPKLAGVDLRPYLFIARDRKDFFGAASTLGHLEGVVDMLMLPRIAIQSTRLKELAPAEASKVFEGVRQRIMSSDDFRQKPKGVEGLVILVTAQPALQPNLLDFIEQLPADRCGPWLATGWNAALTSQPSKDRLTQIQDGWAKQDGNTALKAAAGAGMTIKTKAKS, encoded by the coding sequence ATGTTCCTATTCGATAACGAGACCAAGGTCGATCTGCTCAATAACGAGCCGATCGCAGCCTCAATCGTCGCACTTCTTCGTGACAACCCCTCGAAACCGATGACGATCGGCGTCCACGGTGATTGGGGCGCTGGTAAGTCGAGCATCCTCGAGATGATCGAGAACCAATTCGCGACCTATGAGGACACCGTCTGCCTGAAGTTCAATGGCTGGAGGTTTCAAGGATTCGAAGACGCCAAGATCGCGCTGATAGAGGGCATCGTCACCGCGCTCGTCGAAAAGCGCCCGGCTCTCACGAAGGCCGGGGACGCAGTAAAGGACATCTTCGGACGCATAGACTGGCTGAAACTTGCGAAGCACGCCGGTGGACTCGCCCTCACCGCGACCAACGGGATTCCCTCGCCCGACATGGTCGGCGCGCTATTCGACAAACTCAAGGATCTCGCGGCCGATCCCGCGAAGCTGGCGACAAAGGAGAATCTCGACGCGGCAGCCGAAGGCGCGAAGGGTCTGATCAAGCCTTCCTCGAAACGGGTCCCTGAAGAAATCGAGGCATTCCGGAAGGAGTTTGACGAGCTCCTCAACAAAGCCGGAATCAAACAACTCGTGATTCTTATCGACGATCTCGACCGTTGCCTCCCCGATACCGCAATCGAGACGTTGGAAGCGGTCAGGCTGTTTCTGTTCACGTCCAACACCGCCTTCGTCGTCGCGGCCGATGAGGCGATGATCGAATATTCGGTCCGTAAGCACTTCCCCGATCTGCCGGACAGCACCGGCCCCCGCGATTATGCTCGCAACTACCTTGAGAAACTGATCCAGGTCCCGTTCCGGATCCCGGCGCTCGGCGACGTAGAGACCCGTTCTTACGTGACACTCCTTCTTGTCGGCGCCGAAATCGGAGAAGACCATCCCGGATTTCAGACGCTCATCGAGAAGGCTCGCGAAGCGCTAAGGGAGCCCTGGAAAGGCGGCGGCGTAGACGCCGCGCTACTGAACACCTCGCTCGGCGATCTCGGGGATAAGGGACCGGCCGTCGTCTCCGCGCTCACACTCAGCGACCAGATCGGTCCCTTGCTCGGTCGCGGTACGTTCGGCAATCCGCGACAGATCAAGCGCTTCCTCAATGCACTGCTGCTACGCGAACATACCGCGCGTAACCGGAAATTCGGCGAGGATTTCAAGCGGACGATACTTGCCAAGCTGATGTTAGCCGAACGCTTCATCCCGCGTCTATTCGAGCAGGTCGCCACCGATGCAGCCCGGGATGAAGGCGGTGTCTGCCGCCGGCTGGCGAAGCTCGAGGCCGGGCCGGATGTTCCGCCGACAGCGGCGGATGACACCGAGCCGAAGACGAGCAACGGGGCCGCGAGGCGAAGGGCGGGCGCCGAGGCCGCACCCGAGCCCCCCGCAGCTGCCGATCAGATCCTCGACGAATGGCGCGTCGATGAACGCGTCACGGAATGGGCGAAGCTGGAGCCGAAGCTCGCCGGTGTCGATCTGCGCCCCTACCTGTTCATCGCACGTGACAGGAAGGATTTCTTCGGTGCGGCTTCCACACTCGGCCACCTCGAAGGCGTGGTCGACATGCTAATGCTTCCGCGAATCGCGATACAATCGACGAGGCTCAAAGAACTCGCGCCAGCCGAAGCCAGCAAGGTCTTCGAAGGCGTCCGGCAGAGGATCATGTCCAGTGACGACTTCAGGCAAAAGCCGAAGGGCGTCGAGGGCCTGGTGATACTAGTCACCGCGCAACCCGCCCTTCAACCGAACCTGTTGGACTTCATCGAGCAGCTGCCGGCCGACCGGTGCGGCCCATGGCTGGCAACAGGGTGGAACGCCGCCCTGACCTCGCAGCCGTCGAAGGACCGCCTCACCCAAATTCAAGATGGCTGGGCGAAACAGGACGGAAATACAGCGCTCAAGGCGGCGGCAGGAGCCGGTATGACGATCAAGACCAAGGCGAAAAGCTAA
- a CDS encoding undecaprenyl-diphosphate phosphatase translates to MNDLLIVILLGIVEGVTEFLPVSSTGHLILAGALLGLPEADAVFDIVIQLGAILAVVVLFWRRFVKVAHGLLRRDPDAIAFTRNVLLGFLPAAVVGAVAYKAIKAVLEAPVIAPLVVAIALIVGGIAILFIERVAPPARTDSVESMTWRTALGIGVVQCLAMIPGVSRSGATIMGARSMGVSRETAAEYSFFLAIPTMLGATALTLWKARHELSGAHLNSIAIGFVISFVVAMVVVRWFMRVVTRHGFQPFAWYRIIAGIVALAAIAMR, encoded by the coding sequence ATGAACGACCTGCTGATCGTGATCCTGCTCGGGATCGTCGAAGGCGTGACCGAATTCCTGCCCGTCTCCTCGACCGGGCACCTCATCCTCGCAGGCGCGCTGCTGGGATTGCCGGAGGCGGACGCGGTGTTCGACATCGTGATCCAGCTCGGCGCGATCCTCGCCGTGGTGGTGCTGTTCTGGCGGCGCTTCGTGAAGGTCGCGCACGGCCTGCTGCGGCGTGATCCGGACGCGATCGCCTTCACCCGCAACGTACTGCTCGGCTTCCTGCCGGCGGCGGTGGTCGGCGCGGTCGCGTACAAGGCGATCAAGGCGGTGCTGGAGGCGCCGGTGATCGCGCCGCTGGTGGTGGCGATCGCACTGATCGTCGGCGGCATCGCGATCCTGTTCATCGAGCGCGTCGCCCCACCCGCGCGGACCGATTCGGTCGAGAGCATGACATGGCGCACCGCGCTGGGCATCGGCGTGGTGCAATGCCTCGCCATGATCCCCGGCGTCAGCCGCTCGGGCGCGACGATCATGGGCGCCCGCTCGATGGGGGTGAGCCGCGAGACGGCGGCGGAATACAGCTTCTTCCTCGCCATCCCGACGATGCTCGGCGCCACCGCGCTGACCTTGTGGAAGGCGCGGCACGAGTTGAGCGGGGCGCATCTCAACTCGATCGCGATCGGCTTCGTCATCTCCTTCGTGGTGGCGATGGTGGTGGTGCGCTGGTTCATGCGGGTGGTGACGCGGCACGGCTTCCAGCCCTTCGCCTGGTATCGGATCATCGCGGGAATCGTCGCGCTGGCGGCGATCGCGATGAGATAA
- a CDS encoding complex I NDUFA9 subunit family protein, which translates to MKDRLVTLVGGGGFIGRYVAQALLAAGARVRVAQPDPREAWFLKPLGGLGQTQFVAADVTKPDTIARAVEGARHVVNLAGSFSGDLRRIHVDGARAVAESARASGAESLVHFSAIGADADSPSRYASTKSEGEAAVRAAFPNATILRPATVFGREDRFINRFAGMIAMSPVVPVLRAATRFQPVFVGDVAAAAVAALAMPDRFGDHVYELGGPDVLTLLELHRWIARAIGRDPALPALPDVAGRVIAAFGFLPGAPITADQWKLLQRDTVVAPGAEGLAALGVTPTPLAAVAPGWLVRYRRAGRFAMTTAQA; encoded by the coding sequence ATGAAGGACAGGTTGGTCACGCTCGTCGGCGGAGGAGGCTTTATCGGCCGCTACGTGGCGCAGGCGCTGCTCGCGGCGGGCGCTCGGGTGCGGGTCGCGCAGCCCGATCCGCGCGAGGCATGGTTCCTGAAGCCGCTCGGCGGACTCGGGCAGACGCAGTTCGTCGCCGCCGACGTGACGAAACCCGACACGATCGCACGCGCCGTAGAGGGTGCGCGGCATGTCGTGAACCTCGCCGGCAGCTTCTCCGGCGACCTCAGGCGCATCCATGTCGACGGCGCGCGCGCGGTGGCGGAATCGGCGCGGGCGAGCGGCGCGGAATCGCTCGTCCACTTCTCCGCGATCGGGGCGGATGCCGATTCGCCGTCGCGCTATGCCAGCACCAAAAGCGAAGGTGAGGCGGCGGTGCGCGCCGCCTTCCCCAATGCCACGATCTTGCGCCCGGCGACCGTGTTCGGCCGCGAGGACCGGTTCATCAACCGCTTCGCCGGCATGATCGCGATGTCGCCGGTCGTCCCGGTGCTGCGCGCGGCGACCCGCTTCCAGCCGGTGTTCGTCGGCGATGTCGCGGCTGCCGCGGTCGCGGCGCTCGCGATGCCGGATCGCTTCGGCGACCATGTCTATGAACTCGGCGGGCCGGACGTCCTGACCTTGCTGGAGCTGCACCGCTGGATCGCACGCGCGATCGGGCGTGACCCGGCATTGCCGGCGCTGCCCGACGTCGCCGGACGGGTGATCGCCGCGTTCGGCTTCCTGCCGGGCGCGCCGATCACCGCCGACCAGTGGAAGCTGCTCCAGCGCGACACCGTCGTCGCGCCCGGCGCCGAGGGGCTGGCCGCGCTGGGCGTGACGCCGACGCCGCTTGCGGCGGTCGCGCCGGGCTGGCTGGTGCGCTATCGCCGCGCCGGCCGCTTCGCGATGACGACCGCGCAAGCCTGA
- a CDS encoding SAM-dependent methyltransferase, translating to MYIQGVQEVADGQAEATTAAPAQAEAFFPPQNAVTRAALNDNRASDVQLDQYYTRQDVAAHFYGIFREHFDPAIYLMVEPSAGTGSFFRLLPAGSVAYDVEPKYPGIRTADFLTINIGSDRPAAIIGNPPFGKNASMAVRFFNHAARQADVIALILPRTFRKGSIHNRLDRAFHLVREEIVPDDAFLFRGKPYNVPAIFQIWERRPEPRALRPVETRHPDFEFTTPDRADFVIQRVGARAGRVHHDFTASPSSHYFIRGDVEAVMAQLDFARFAGNVAGNPSLSKAEIVSLYREWVELGAGTGVDAVARCILRQ from the coding sequence ATGTATATACAGGGAGTACAAGAAGTTGCCGATGGGCAGGCAGAAGCGACAACCGCCGCGCCGGCCCAGGCTGAGGCTTTCTTTCCGCCGCAGAACGCGGTCACGCGAGCGGCGCTCAACGACAATCGCGCCTCGGATGTTCAGCTCGATCAATATTATACCAGACAGGATGTCGCCGCCCACTTTTACGGTATTTTCCGGGAGCATTTCGATCCGGCTATCTACCTGATGGTCGAACCGAGCGCCGGCACGGGATCGTTCTTCAGGCTGTTGCCCGCGGGCAGTGTCGCCTACGATGTCGAACCCAAATATCCCGGTATCCGGACGGCAGACTTTCTCACGATCAACATCGGGAGCGATCGGCCCGCAGCCATCATTGGCAATCCGCCCTTCGGAAAAAACGCCAGCATGGCCGTGCGCTTCTTCAACCATGCGGCTCGCCAGGCCGACGTCATCGCCTTGATCCTGCCGCGAACGTTTCGGAAGGGCTCGATCCACAATCGCCTCGATCGCGCGTTCCACCTGGTTCGTGAGGAGATCGTGCCGGACGATGCGTTTCTGTTCCGGGGCAAACCGTACAATGTCCCGGCCATCTTCCAGATCTGGGAGCGCCGCCCAGAGCCGCGCGCGCTACGGCCCGTCGAAACGCGGCATCCGGATTTTGAATTCACGACGCCGGATCGCGCTGATTTCGTGATCCAGCGCGTCGGTGCGCGTGCAGGTCGCGTGCATCACGATTTCACTGCCAGTCCGTCGTCGCATTATTTCATCCGGGGCGATGTCGAAGCCGTTATGGCCCAACTCGACTTTGCCAGATTCGCAGGGAACGTCGCAGGCAACCCAAGTCTGTCAAAAGCGGAGATCGTTTCCCTGTACCGCGAGTGGGTCGAACTGGGAGCAGGGACAGGCGTCGACGCTGTCGCACGTTGTATTCTACGGCAATAA
- a CDS encoding NAD(P)-dependent oxidoreductase: MAGEKMLRFVAEAQSYPGKRGAAERAADFREIADRYAVPAARDQASRCSQCGVPYCSVHCPLHNHIPDWLRLTAEGRLKEAYELSNSTSTMPEICGRICPQDRLCEGNCVIEFSGHGAVTIGSVEKFITDTAWEEGWVEPLRPGPARGQSVGVIGAGPAGLAAAEYLRRDGYEVHVYDRHDRAGGLLTYGIPGFKLEKPVVMRRVERLREGGIVFHEGFEVGRDATLEELRRRHDAVLIATGVYRARAIDVPGNGASGVVEALDYLTASNRKGFGDAVPAFDDGSLDAAGKHVVVVGGGDTAMDCVRTAIRQGAKSVKCLYRRDRANMPGSQREVANAEEEGVEFVWLSAPLAFDGDRVTSVRASRMRLGAADASGRRAPEIDPGNEVSFPADLVIKALGFDAEELPRLWNAPELGVTRWGTVLVDGKTLMTNLEGVFAAGDIVRGASLVVWAIRDGQDVAAQMHAWLKAQAKVTRRKEAA, from the coding sequence ATGGCTGGTGAGAAGATGCTTCGATTCGTCGCGGAGGCGCAGTCCTATCCGGGCAAGCGCGGTGCCGCCGAGCGCGCGGCGGACTTCCGCGAGATCGCGGATCGCTATGCGGTGCCGGCGGCGCGGGATCAGGCGTCGCGCTGCTCGCAATGCGGGGTGCCCTATTGCTCGGTGCATTGCCCGCTCCACAACCATATCCCGGACTGGCTGCGGCTGACCGCCGAGGGCCGGCTCAAGGAGGCCTATGAACTGAGCAACAGCACCTCGACCATGCCGGAAATCTGCGGTCGTATCTGCCCGCAGGACCGTTTGTGCGAGGGCAATTGCGTGATCGAATTCTCCGGGCACGGCGCGGTGACGATCGGCTCGGTCGAGAAGTTCATCACAGACACCGCGTGGGAGGAAGGCTGGGTCGAACCGCTCCGGCCCGGTCCGGCGCGCGGCCAGTCGGTCGGCGTGATCGGCGCGGGGCCGGCGGGGCTGGCGGCGGCGGAATATCTGCGCCGCGACGGCTATGAGGTGCACGTCTATGATCGGCACGACCGCGCGGGCGGGCTGCTGACCTATGGCATCCCCGGCTTCAAGCTGGAGAAGCCGGTGGTGATGCGGCGGGTCGAGCGGCTGCGCGAGGGCGGGATCGTCTTCCACGAGGGCTTCGAGGTCGGGCGCGACGCGACGCTGGAGGAATTGCGCCGCCGGCACGACGCCGTTCTGATCGCCACCGGCGTCTATCGCGCCCGCGCGATCGACGTGCCGGGCAACGGCGCGTCCGGCGTGGTCGAGGCGCTCGACTATCTCACCGCCTCGAACCGCAAGGGCTTCGGCGACGCGGTGCCGGCGTTCGACGACGGCAGTCTCGACGCGGCCGGCAAGCATGTCGTGGTGGTCGGCGGCGGCGACACCGCGATGGATTGCGTGCGCACCGCGATCCGGCAGGGCGCCAAGAGCGTGAAATGCCTCTATCGCCGCGATCGCGCCAATATGCCGGGCAGCCAGCGCGAGGTGGCCAATGCGGAGGAGGAAGGTGTCGAGTTCGTCTGGCTCTCCGCCCCGCTGGCGTTCGACGGCGACAGGGTGACGAGCGTCCGCGCCAGCCGGATGCGGCTCGGCGCGGCCGACGCCAGCGGCCGCCGTGCGCCGGAGATCGATCCGGGCAACGAGGTCTCCTTCCCCGCCGATCTCGTCATCAAGGCGCTGGGCTTCGACGCGGAGGAACTGCCCCGGCTGTGGAACGCGCCGGAACTGGGCGTGACGCGCTGGGGCACGGTGCTGGTCGACGGCAAGACGCTGATGACCAACCTAGAGGGCGTGTTCGCCGCCGGCGACATCGTGCGCGGCGCGAGCCTCGTGGTGTGGGCGATCCGTGACGGGCAGGACGTGGCGGCGCAGATGCACGCATGGCTGAAGGCGCAGGCGAAAGTCACGCGCCGGAAGGAAGCGGCATGA
- the qatC gene encoding Qat anti-phage system QueC-like protein QatC — protein MTRHLIVGRLGAGDRTAIPKAADEQLTQLRFGAPDGLAFGLGHALDDLRKLGLHPSEIGADLLVLAAHVHAADTRISRASESQDGWTREIRLVVPVSDPDLWQTTRQTLKRALDFLTGDRWQIGFRARPRTHHSLVAAPDEQLGGIPYDGISLFSGGLDSLIGAIDKLNAGHSPLFVSHAGESAVSTSQETCFDGLRQHFQRNDLDRLRVWMTFPNGLVEGVESESTTRGRSFLFFALAAAAGTGLGRRFEVQVPENGLIALNVPLDPLRLGAPSTRTTHPFHIARWNDLLGLLGVRGTLVNPYWDKTKGEMATGCADQALLMDLAAGSLSCSSPAKARWQGLPQGHCGHCLPCLIRRASLLGRDPTPYILADLTAAKLDTRKAEGIQVRAFQLAIERLRQNPDLAATLVHKPGSLTDVPHQTAALADVYRRGLVEVGLLLRGVRAGPA, from the coding sequence GTGACCCGTCATCTCATTGTAGGTCGGCTCGGCGCTGGCGACAGGACCGCAATCCCAAAGGCCGCCGATGAACAGCTGACCCAGTTGAGGTTCGGCGCGCCCGACGGTCTGGCATTCGGGCTCGGCCATGCGCTCGACGATCTCCGAAAGCTTGGGCTCCATCCGAGCGAGATCGGAGCTGATCTGCTCGTGCTCGCCGCGCACGTTCATGCGGCCGACACCCGCATCTCGCGCGCGTCTGAATCGCAAGACGGCTGGACGAGAGAGATACGTCTCGTCGTCCCCGTCAGCGACCCCGACCTCTGGCAGACGACGCGGCAGACACTCAAGCGGGCGCTTGACTTCCTCACCGGCGACCGCTGGCAGATCGGATTCCGAGCGCGGCCGCGCACCCATCATTCTCTGGTCGCCGCGCCCGACGAGCAGCTCGGGGGGATACCATATGACGGAATCAGCCTCTTCTCGGGCGGCCTGGACAGCCTGATCGGCGCGATAGACAAGCTCAACGCGGGCCACTCGCCCCTGTTCGTGAGCCATGCGGGCGAGAGCGCCGTCAGCACGTCGCAGGAGACCTGCTTCGATGGGTTGCGGCAGCACTTCCAACGCAACGATCTCGATCGGCTGCGGGTCTGGATGACCTTCCCGAACGGTCTCGTCGAGGGAGTCGAGTCCGAAAGCACGACGCGCGGGAGGTCGTTCCTCTTCTTCGCACTCGCCGCAGCCGCGGGGACCGGGCTCGGACGCCGATTCGAGGTCCAGGTGCCGGAGAACGGACTCATCGCGCTCAACGTACCCCTCGATCCGCTGCGCTTGGGCGCACCGAGCACCCGCACCACACATCCATTCCACATCGCCCGATGGAACGACCTGCTGGGGCTGCTCGGCGTGCGAGGAACGCTCGTGAATCCCTATTGGGACAAGACGAAGGGAGAGATGGCGACGGGATGCGCGGACCAGGCATTGTTGATGGACCTTGCCGCCGGTTCGCTTTCTTGCTCGTCACCGGCAAAGGCGCGGTGGCAGGGGCTCCCGCAAGGTCATTGCGGTCATTGCCTTCCTTGCCTGATCCGACGCGCTTCACTGCTAGGCCGAGACCCGACGCCCTATATCCTTGCCGATCTGACAGCCGCGAAGCTCGACACGCGCAAGGCCGAGGGCATACAGGTCAGAGCATTCCAACTCGCAATCGAACGGCTACGGCAGAACCCGGACCTCGCTGCAACGCTCGTGCATAAACCAGGAAGTCTCACCGACGTGCCTCACCAGACCGCAGCCCTCGCAGACGTCTATCGACGCGGACTCGTGGAAGTGGGCCTATTGCTCAGGGGTGTCAGGGCCGGCCCCGCGTGA
- a CDS encoding TIGR02391 family protein, whose product MERLIQGTRELRTAKILTKPGKDSSGHALFLTDSRGDEIIIKGGFASGYGGSGPKGFSATLRLLDWHGVELSEIEIDATLMERLNASALTIADLENIREARPVRPHRYWDYVFDQEDRPQLEGNPWQYREPISPFALLDERLAPHVRRFWDDPDAVLMKGHRALEQAVRLKADMSKEEATDGPAAVYRYAFGGNAPRLSWEGVTKSEHAGRMNLFMGVLTAYRHVRAHRDEKSHRDALLSELLLLNHLFRLEATAKLTAKS is encoded by the coding sequence GTGGAGCGACTGATCCAAGGCACACGTGAACTGCGCACGGCCAAAATCCTGACCAAGCCCGGCAAAGATTCCTCGGGTCATGCGCTTTTCCTGACCGACAGCCGCGGCGACGAGATCATTATCAAGGGCGGGTTCGCCTCCGGCTACGGCGGCAGCGGTCCCAAGGGCTTCTCCGCCACCTTGCGGCTGCTCGACTGGCACGGCGTGGAGCTATCGGAGATCGAGATCGATGCCACGTTGATGGAGCGGCTGAACGCTTCAGCCCTGACCATTGCCGACCTAGAGAATATTCGGGAGGCAAGGCCCGTTCGGCCCCATCGCTACTGGGACTATGTCTTCGACCAGGAAGACAGGCCGCAACTTGAAGGAAATCCCTGGCAATATCGCGAACCGATCAGCCCGTTCGCGCTCCTCGATGAGCGTCTTGCGCCACATGTCCGCCGTTTCTGGGACGACCCCGACGCCGTGCTTATGAAAGGCCACCGCGCCCTCGAACAGGCTGTCCGGCTCAAGGCCGACATGTCGAAGGAAGAGGCCACGGACGGTCCAGCAGCCGTGTACCGCTATGCGTTCGGCGGTAACGCACCGCGCTTGAGTTGGGAGGGTGTCACCAAGTCGGAGCATGCCGGTCGTATGAATCTCTTCATGGGCGTGCTGACCGCATATCGCCATGTGCGCGCGCATCGCGACGAGAAGTCGCACCGCGACGCGCTGCTCAGCGAACTGCTGCTTCTGAACCACCTGTTTCGGCTTGAAGCGACCGCAAAGCTGACGGCCAAATCATAG
- the qatB gene encoding Qat anti-phage system associated protein QatB: MGTSTPFGGPNGKDPLVPDFVNDGDAAPPAPAPQDGDGAEPVPPAPPPRPAPAPSPPPDRFRNARRNFTKFASSGGEDRRALGRAVSQYVSQASGGSGPAARRMGSSRGVAARIAGFLGDVSVRGLQAALVTFNLAGMAGSSPVEIFSALVEQFCPEGGSIDEGIARDAFMETVVDLADAGIADMSSLTPEQMQTVLELYVAHTIEDRIYNDIGIRGVEIPADAGAAQTVQDQLHEFILGGVSDAFSEAAIDFAAIDPNTIGQTMERIYGAAFDILEALGEEEAAK; the protein is encoded by the coding sequence ATGGGAACCTCCACGCCCTTCGGCGGACCCAATGGGAAGGATCCCCTAGTTCCCGACTTCGTTAACGATGGCGACGCCGCGCCACCGGCACCCGCCCCGCAAGATGGCGATGGCGCGGAGCCGGTCCCGCCGGCTCCACCCCCACGCCCGGCTCCGGCACCGTCCCCACCTCCCGATCGGTTTAGGAACGCCCGCCGGAACTTCACCAAATTCGCCAGCTCGGGCGGTGAGGACCGACGCGCACTCGGCCGCGCGGTCTCTCAATATGTGTCCCAAGCCTCCGGCGGATCCGGACCGGCGGCCCGCCGGATGGGGTCGTCACGCGGGGTGGCTGCCCGGATCGCCGGCTTCCTCGGCGACGTCAGCGTGCGTGGCCTCCAGGCAGCTCTTGTAACGTTCAACCTTGCCGGAATGGCCGGCAGTTCTCCGGTCGAGATATTCTCGGCGCTGGTCGAGCAGTTCTGCCCCGAAGGCGGATCGATCGACGAGGGCATCGCGCGCGACGCCTTCATGGAAACCGTCGTCGACCTCGCGGATGCGGGGATCGCCGACATGTCGAGCCTGACGCCTGAGCAGATGCAGACGGTGCTCGAGCTCTACGTCGCGCACACCATCGAGGATCGAATATACAACGACATTGGTATCAGGGGCGTCGAGATTCCGGCGGATGCCGGCGCCGCGCAAACGGTCCAAGATCAATTGCACGAGTTCATTCTCGGCGGCGTATCCGACGCCTTCAGTGAAGCCGCGATCGACTTCGCCGCGATCGATCCGAATACGATCGGCCAGACCATGGAACGCATCTATGGGGCCGCCTTCGACATCCTCGAGGCGCTTGGCGAAGAGGAGGCCGCGAAGTGA